In one Neobacillus sp. WH10 genomic region, the following are encoded:
- a CDS encoding MFS transporter, whose translation MENNVTQTAPTGGLFRNRVFLAIIMSGLFLQVGIWVRNFAVLLFVMEQTNGDAFAVSMISVAEFAPIFIFSFIGGTFADRWAPKKTMVWCDILSAVSIFAVLITLIFGTWKVVFFATLISAILSQFSQPSGMKLFKMHLSADQVQQAMSVYQTVFALFMVLGPVIGTFVFQSFGIDISIAVTGIAFLLSAGSLAFLPKDRPLEDMGESTLLQEMKSGIKYVLEKKELSLLGLCFMAAGLGIGFINPLSIFLVTEQLNLPKENLQWLLMVNGAGMILGGAAAMIFAKNVAPQRLLVFGMLVNGIGIAVMGWSTNLWITLIAEFCNGLMMPCIQIGINTLILQKTEEAFIGRVNGILSPLFAGSMVITMSVAGVLKENFSLVTTFETSAVLFIIGLLFILPLYNQKQQTKPEVVNSK comes from the coding sequence ATGGAAAATAACGTAACACAAACAGCACCAACCGGAGGTTTATTTCGCAATCGTGTCTTTCTCGCGATTATTATGTCAGGGTTATTTTTACAGGTAGGTATTTGGGTCCGGAATTTTGCCGTTCTACTGTTTGTAATGGAACAGACCAACGGCGACGCATTTGCAGTCTCGATGATCTCGGTGGCAGAATTTGCGCCAATCTTTATTTTTTCTTTTATCGGCGGGACATTTGCTGACCGCTGGGCACCGAAGAAGACTATGGTCTGGTGTGATATCTTAAGCGCAGTATCAATTTTTGCCGTGCTGATTACACTTATTTTTGGAACGTGGAAGGTAGTATTTTTCGCGACTTTAATTTCAGCCATACTCTCACAATTCTCCCAGCCATCAGGAATGAAATTGTTTAAAATGCATTTATCTGCAGACCAAGTGCAGCAAGCGATGTCAGTTTATCAGACTGTCTTTGCTTTATTTATGGTATTAGGCCCAGTTATTGGAACGTTCGTCTTTCAATCGTTTGGAATTGACATCTCGATTGCTGTTACGGGAATCGCATTCTTACTTTCAGCTGGTTCACTTGCATTCCTGCCAAAGGACCGTCCATTAGAAGATATGGGTGAATCAACATTATTGCAGGAAATGAAAAGTGGAATAAAGTATGTTCTTGAAAAAAAAGAATTGAGCCTATTAGGCCTGTGTTTCATGGCTGCAGGATTAGGCATCGGGTTCATTAACCCATTATCAATTTTCCTTGTTACGGAGCAATTAAACCTTCCGAAGGAAAACCTTCAGTGGCTGCTGATGGTCAATGGTGCTGGGATGATTCTCGGCGGAGCAGCAGCGATGATTTTTGCTAAAAATGTGGCACCGCAAAGACTGCTTGTTTTTGGAATGCTTGTCAATGGGATCGGCATTGCTGTTATGGGCTGGTCAACAAACCTGTGGATTACACTGATTGCTGAGTTTTGTAACGGTCTGATGATGCCGTGTATTCAAATAGGGATTAATACATTGATCTTACAAAAAACAGAAGAGGCCTTTATTGGTCGAGTGAATGGGATTTTAAGCCCGCTGTTCGCCGGATCAATGGTCATAACCATGAGTGTTGCAGGTGTTTTAAAAGAGAATTTTTCATTGGTAACTACGTTTGAAACATCGGCCGTCTTGTTTATCATCGGTTTACTCTTCATTTTGCCGCTTTACAATCAAAAACAACAAACGAAGCCTGAAGTCGTAAATTCAAAATAG
- the arcC gene encoding carbamate kinase, with protein MKKQKVVIALGGNAIQSGDATAEAQQLALEKTARQLVDFIEKGIDIIISHGNGPQVGNILLQQAAANSVKNPAMPLDTCGAMSQGMIGYWMQNAMDKVLKERCISKNVVTVVTRVVVDQNDPAFLNPTKPIGPFYNEEEARRIMEETNTCFKEDAGRGWRRVVPSPKPVSIREHSVINSLVEQGNIVISVGGGGIPVVETENGLLGIEAVIDKDFASQKLAELVDADALIILTAVDNVYIDFNKPTQKKLEDVSIEELQAYITSGHFAAGSMLPKVEAAINFAETSPDRKTIITSLDKAFNAMDGKAGTVVTLNGAGVLA; from the coding sequence ATGAAAAAACAAAAAGTAGTCATTGCTTTAGGAGGCAATGCGATTCAATCTGGTGATGCAACAGCAGAAGCTCAACAATTAGCCCTTGAAAAAACAGCACGACAACTCGTAGATTTTATCGAAAAAGGCATTGATATTATTATTTCCCATGGTAACGGGCCGCAGGTCGGGAATATTTTACTGCAGCAGGCTGCAGCCAATTCGGTGAAAAATCCAGCGATGCCGCTTGATACATGTGGTGCCATGAGTCAGGGGATGATTGGCTACTGGATGCAAAACGCAATGGATAAAGTTTTGAAAGAACGCTGTATTTCGAAAAATGTGGTAACGGTTGTGACCCGAGTCGTTGTCGATCAAAATGACCCTGCTTTTTTAAATCCAACCAAACCGATTGGACCTTTCTATAACGAAGAAGAAGCTAGGAGAATCATGGAAGAAACGAATACTTGTTTTAAAGAAGATGCCGGACGCGGCTGGCGGCGGGTTGTGCCTTCACCAAAGCCTGTAAGCATTCGCGAGCATTCAGTCATCAATTCTCTCGTCGAGCAAGGAAATATTGTCATTTCTGTCGGCGGCGGCGGGATTCCTGTCGTCGAAACAGAAAATGGCTTACTTGGAATCGAAGCGGTGATTGATAAAGATTTTGCGTCACAAAAGCTAGCCGAACTTGTCGATGCCGATGCCCTCATTATTCTCACCGCTGTCGACAATGTATATATTGATTTTAATAAACCAACGCAGAAAAAATTAGAGGATGTAAGTATTGAAGAGTTACAGGCTTATATCACAAGCGGGCATTTTGCTGCTGGGAGCATGCTCCCTAAGGTAGAGGCGGCTATCAATTTTGCCGAAACAAGTCCAGATCGTAAAACAATCATCACCTCATTAGATAAAGCATTTAATGCTATGGACGGAAAAGCAGGAACGGTCGTCACCTTAAATGGTGCAGGGGTCCTTGCCTAA
- the arcA gene encoding arginine deiminase: protein MQKKLKHPIHVTSEIGTLRTVLLKRPGKEVENLTPEYLQRLLFDDIPYLPIIQREHDYFAETLKNRGIEVLYLEKLVVETLSNTEIKKQFIDDILRESKANVNGAAHVLKEYLLSFSTADMVDKVMSGILKKEIEAEKKSHLYELMEDHYPFYLDPMPNLYFTRDPAASIGNGLSINRMREPARRRESLFMQYIIKHHPRFADHDVPVWLDRDFGFSIEGGDELILSDEVVAIGVSARTSARAVEKIALNLFKRQDTIKKVVAVEIPKCRAFMHLDTVFTMVDYDKFTIHPEIQGPQGNMNVYILEKGVDDQHVNITHRTNLQEALKEVLGLNELILIPCGGGDEIAASREQWNDGSNTLAIAPGVVVTYDRNYISNELLRQHGIEVIEISSSELSRGRGGPRCMSMPIVREDLHK from the coding sequence ATGCAAAAAAAATTAAAGCACCCGATCCATGTTACCTCAGAAATCGGTACTTTAAGAACAGTTTTACTGAAACGTCCTGGTAAAGAAGTAGAAAATCTAACGCCTGAATATCTGCAGCGACTTTTATTCGATGATATTCCTTATTTACCGATTATCCAGAGAGAGCATGATTATTTCGCCGAGACATTAAAAAATAGAGGCATAGAAGTTCTATACCTCGAAAAATTGGTGGTTGAAACATTAAGTAATACAGAGATAAAAAAACAATTTATTGATGATATTTTACGAGAAAGCAAGGCAAATGTCAACGGAGCAGCCCACGTGTTAAAGGAATATCTTCTTTCTTTTTCTACGGCTGACATGGTTGACAAAGTAATGAGCGGGATTCTTAAAAAAGAGATAGAAGCAGAGAAGAAGTCTCACCTTTACGAATTAATGGAAGATCACTATCCATTCTATTTAGACCCAATGCCAAACCTTTATTTTACCCGTGACCCGGCAGCAAGCATAGGAAACGGTCTATCGATTAACAGGATGCGGGAACCTGCACGAAGGCGCGAATCCTTGTTCATGCAATACATCATTAAGCATCATCCGCGATTTGCCGACCATGATGTTCCTGTATGGTTAGACCGTGACTTTGGCTTCTCGATTGAAGGCGGAGATGAACTCATTCTTAGTGATGAAGTAGTGGCAATCGGCGTTTCCGCCAGGACATCTGCCCGTGCGGTTGAAAAAATTGCGCTAAACCTATTCAAAAGACAAGATACGATTAAAAAAGTAGTCGCCGTGGAAATTCCAAAATGCCGTGCCTTTATGCACCTTGATACCGTATTTACGATGGTAGATTACGATAAATTTACGATCCACCCTGAAATTCAAGGACCACAAGGCAATATGAATGTCTACATTCTTGAAAAAGGTGTTGATGATCAGCATGTCAACATTACACACCGCACCAACCTTCAGGAAGCATTGAAAGAAGTTTTGGGATTAAATGAACTCATCTTAATTCCATGTGGCGGCGGTGACGAAATCGCGGCTTCACGTGAACAATGGAATGATGGTTCAAACACATTAGCGATCGCACCAGGCGTTGTCGTCACCTATGACAGAAACTATATATCCAATGAATTATTGCGTCAGCACGGAATAGAGGTAATTGAAATCTCAAGCTCGGAATTATCCCGTGGCCGTGGGGGTCCTCGCTGCATGAGTATGCCAATTGTTCGTGAAGACTTACACAAATAA
- a CDS encoding Crp/Fnr family transcriptional regulator: MLNSPVINMDVLSDLQQFDVFSCLSAKTLKKYLPYFYFRSYKKNQCLFMQGDPRDKLFFLLDGYVMFERASEEGSMLYLDFIKKNQMFPTGGIFHDTVYHDTAIAVTDVHLYFVQTHILEEILKTNPKQLLSIITKLSDILDLHQKRVQRILIPHAQERVLHSIQFLMEDLGVKDDNEVVIPCPLTAANISKLSGTTRETVSLLINQLKREKIISVRSKKMRIHQPDYFKEI; encoded by the coding sequence ATGCTCAATTCGCCTGTGATCAATATGGATGTGCTTTCTGATTTACAGCAATTTGATGTTTTTTCCTGCCTGTCTGCAAAAACATTAAAAAAATACCTGCCTTATTTTTATTTCCGCAGTTACAAAAAGAACCAATGTCTGTTTATGCAGGGGGACCCGCGCGACAAACTCTTTTTTTTGCTTGATGGGTATGTAATGTTTGAACGTGCCAGTGAAGAGGGCAGCATGCTTTATTTAGACTTTATTAAAAAAAATCAAATGTTTCCTACTGGCGGGATTTTTCACGATACGGTTTACCACGACACTGCCATTGCCGTTACCGATGTTCATCTGTACTTCGTCCAAACCCACATCTTAGAGGAAATACTCAAAACCAATCCAAAGCAATTACTATCTATTATTACTAAACTATCAGATATTCTCGATCTACATCAGAAACGTGTACAACGAATCCTTATTCCTCATGCTCAAGAACGCGTGTTGCATTCGATTCAATTTTTAATGGAGGATCTCGGGGTGAAGGATGACAATGAGGTTGTTATCCCATGTCCCCTTACTGCCGCCAACATTTCTAAGCTATCTGGAACAACAAGGGAGACGGTTAGTCTGCTTATTAACCAGTTAAAAAGAGAGAAGATTATCTCGGTTAGGTCCAAAAAAATGAGAATCCATCAACCGGATTATTTTAAAGAAATATGA
- the argF gene encoding ornithine carbamoyltransferase: MVITAPKFYGKSFLCEKDFSKEEFVYLIDLAMKLKDEKKHGIPHRHLEGKNIALLFEKPSTRTRCAFTVACTDLGAHPEYLGKDDIQLGKKESIEDTAKVLGRMFDGIEFRGFEHKKVEMLAEHSGVPVWNGLTDLWHPTQTLADFLTVKENFGRLEGIKFVYVGDGRNNVANSLLVGGALVGMDVRICAPESLFPAPEIVELAKGLAEKSGGRVSVTADVEEGVSGADVIYTDVWVSMGEEAKFAERIALLSPYQVSMEMVKKTGNDNMIFLHCLPAFHDLETSYGKDIFNNHGLAEMEVTDEVFRSEHSKVFDQAENRMHTIKAVMAATLGHLE, from the coding sequence ATGGTAATCACAGCACCTAAATTTTACGGCAAGAGCTTTCTTTGTGAAAAAGATTTTTCAAAAGAAGAGTTTGTTTATTTAATCGATTTAGCAATGAAATTAAAAGATGAGAAAAAACATGGCATTCCGCACCGCCATTTGGAAGGCAAAAACATTGCGTTGCTTTTTGAAAAACCTTCAACTCGCACACGCTGCGCTTTCACTGTTGCTTGTACAGATCTTGGCGCACATCCAGAATATTTAGGAAAAGATGATATCCAGCTTGGTAAAAAAGAATCGATTGAAGATACAGCAAAGGTATTGGGACGTATGTTTGACGGTATCGAGTTCCGCGGCTTTGAGCATAAAAAGGTTGAAATGTTAGCAGAACATTCAGGTGTGCCGGTTTGGAATGGCTTGACCGATTTATGGCATCCAACGCAAACACTTGCGGATTTCTTAACAGTAAAAGAAAACTTTGGCCGCTTGGAAGGAATTAAATTTGTCTACGTTGGCGATGGTAGAAATAATGTGGCTAACAGCCTGCTTGTTGGCGGCGCCCTTGTTGGTATGGACGTTCGTATTTGTGCACCTGAATCGTTGTTCCCTGCTCCTGAAATCGTGGAGTTGGCAAAGGGCTTGGCTGAAAAATCAGGAGGCCGCGTATCGGTTACCGCCGATGTTGAGGAAGGTGTTTCCGGCGCAGATGTAATTTATACCGATGTTTGGGTGTCTATGGGTGAAGAAGCAAAATTTGCTGAAAGAATTGCCCTTCTATCCCCATATCAAGTCTCAATGGAGATGGTGAAAAAGACAGGCAACGACAACATGATTTTCCTACACTGCCTCCCTGCTTTCCATGACCTAGAAACAAGCTATGGTAAGGACATTTTTAATAACCACGGCCTTGCAGAAATGGAAGTAACGGATGAAGTCTTCCGCAGCGAGCATTCAAAGGTATTTGATCAAGCGGAAAATAGAATGCACACGATTAAAGCGGTAATGGCTGCTACACTAGGGCATTTAGAATAA
- a CDS encoding YfcC family protein gives MKKIKMPTAYTLLFLIIVVIAALTWAIPGGKYDTKVDKATQQEIPVAGTYHQLPSKEQTPQGVWEVLNAPINGFFDAKDIALFVLVIGGFLGVVMKTGAIDAGISRVIRKLKGREQWLIPILMTLFAIGGSTYGMAEETIAFYPILIPVLIAAGYDALTAVSIIALGAGIGCLGSTVNPFATGIASGFAGVSIGDGMGLRLIILVVTLIVTIMFVMRYAKKVKEDPSKSLIANMKTENEKHFLTQKTEDIEFTGRRKAVLSVFGLTFVVMILGVIPWAYKFNITIFEDLVKALGKIPFIGKLLGGMVPLGDWWFGELTMLFLTSSIIIAFIYKMGEENFTSTFINGARDLLGVAIIIGISRGITVVMDAGGMTSTVLHWGEGMLDNMGSILFTNLSFLFYLPLSFLVPSTSGLATLSMPIMAPLADFAGIGRDLVITAYQSASGIVNLVTPTSAVIMGALAIARIPYSTYLKHVWKLVLGLALIIMVIMSIAAIMS, from the coding sequence ATGAAAAAAATAAAGATGCCTACTGCTTATACGTTATTATTTTTGATTATTGTTGTCATTGCAGCATTAACCTGGGCAATCCCTGGCGGAAAGTACGATACGAAAGTGGATAAAGCGACACAACAAGAAATCCCGGTAGCCGGAACGTATCATCAGTTACCTAGTAAAGAGCAAACCCCTCAAGGTGTATGGGAAGTATTAAATGCTCCAATTAATGGATTTTTTGACGCCAAAGATATCGCCCTGTTTGTGCTAGTCATCGGCGGCTTCCTTGGGGTTGTTATGAAAACGGGTGCGATCGATGCCGGGATATCCCGTGTCATTCGAAAATTGAAAGGACGAGAACAATGGCTGATTCCCATACTGATGACCCTTTTTGCCATCGGTGGATCGACCTACGGGATGGCCGAAGAAACTATCGCCTTCTACCCTATTCTGATCCCTGTGTTGATTGCAGCAGGATATGACGCCTTAACAGCAGTATCAATCATCGCTCTAGGGGCAGGCATCGGCTGCCTTGGTTCTACCGTTAACCCGTTTGCAACAGGTATCGCCTCCGGATTTGCCGGTGTTTCCATCGGTGACGGGATGGGGCTTCGTCTGATCATCCTTGTTGTTACCTTAATCGTTACGATTATGTTTGTCATGCGCTATGCAAAAAAGGTTAAAGAAGATCCTTCCAAATCCCTAATTGCCAATATGAAGACAGAAAATGAGAAGCATTTCTTAACACAAAAGACAGAGGATATTGAATTCACTGGGCGTCGAAAAGCTGTTCTTTCGGTATTCGGATTAACCTTTGTCGTGATGATTTTAGGGGTTATCCCATGGGCCTATAAATTTAATATTACTATTTTCGAAGATTTGGTTAAAGCATTAGGAAAAATTCCGTTCATTGGAAAATTACTTGGCGGTATGGTTCCGCTCGGTGACTGGTGGTTCGGGGAATTAACGATGTTATTCTTAACATCCTCTATCATTATCGCCTTTATTTATAAAATGGGCGAAGAGAATTTCACTAGTACATTCATTAACGGTGCACGCGATTTATTAGGTGTCGCCATCATTATCGGAATTTCCCGAGGCATCACCGTTGTCATGGATGCCGGAGGAATGACGTCAACGGTTCTCCATTGGGGAGAAGGCATGCTTGATAATATGGGTTCTATCCTGTTTACTAATCTATCATTCTTATTTTACTTGCCATTATCTTTCCTAGTGCCATCGACATCAGGACTGGCGACGCTTTCGATGCCGATTATGGCACCTTTAGCAGACTTTGCTGGGATTGGCAGAGATCTAGTGATTACCGCCTATCAAAGTGCTTCAGGGATAGTGAACTTAGTTACGCCAACAAGTGCCGTAATCATGGGAGCACTCGCAATTGCACGTATTCCTTATAGCACTTATCTCAAACACGTTTGGAAATTAGTTTTAGGATTAGCTCTCATCATTATGGTGATTATGAGTATAGCCGCCATTATGAGCTAG
- a CDS encoding M20 family metallopeptidase, with translation MNNISEVLIPELRNIERDFQQALAQLIEIPSVINETEGDTPFGKNIDLALKKTLEICEQLGFRTYFDPKGYYGYAEIGNGEEMIGILGHLDVVPAGSNEEWVAPPFQAKIKDGKMYGRGTQDDKGPTLAALFATKALMNLGITFNKRVRFIFGTDEETLWRCMNRYCELEEIPSMGFTPDSVFPLVYAEKGLLQLLLEGKNETKLRLQAGNAFNAVPDTAEFSGEKQAELKAALDALGFSYDMADDKVVVLGKAVHAQVTEKGINAINRLLIGLKQIGYTSKTIEFVNDLVRDDPFAVKIFGECEDEASGKLKFNIGKIELSEEIERLSIDIRIPVTADKQMIVNTLTKIAKEYGLDYKEFDYLKSIYVPKDHFLIQTLMKVYQDVTGDFVSEPISSGGATYARAMDNFVAFGAVFPQQTKTEHQPNEHIDLEEMFKAMHIYAKAIYLLSCNNEQ, from the coding sequence ATGAACAACATTTCAGAAGTGTTAATTCCAGAGCTGAGAAACATCGAAAGAGATTTTCAACAAGCATTAGCGCAGCTAATCGAAATCCCGAGTGTGATTAATGAAACTGAGGGTGATACCCCTTTTGGTAAAAATATTGACTTGGCCCTAAAAAAGACACTAGAAATTTGCGAACAGCTGGGCTTTAGGACGTATTTTGACCCTAAAGGATATTATGGCTACGCTGAAATCGGAAATGGCGAAGAAATGATCGGTATCCTTGGACATCTTGACGTTGTTCCCGCAGGCAGCAACGAAGAATGGGTAGCTCCTCCCTTTCAGGCAAAGATTAAAGACGGAAAAATGTACGGAAGAGGTACACAGGATGACAAAGGTCCGACACTTGCCGCCTTATTTGCCACGAAAGCATTGATGAATCTAGGGATTACTTTTAATAAACGAGTCCGATTTATCTTCGGAACAGACGAAGAAACGCTATGGCGCTGCATGAACCGTTATTGTGAGCTTGAAGAAATTCCAAGTATGGGCTTTACACCAGACTCCGTCTTCCCTCTCGTTTATGCGGAAAAAGGCCTGCTCCAGCTGCTGTTAGAAGGGAAAAATGAAACAAAGCTAAGACTGCAAGCAGGCAATGCCTTTAATGCTGTGCCTGACACAGCAGAATTTTCCGGTGAAAAGCAAGCTGAATTAAAGGCTGCATTGGATGCGCTAGGTTTCTCCTATGATATGGCCGATGATAAGGTTGTTGTTCTAGGTAAAGCCGTCCACGCCCAGGTAACTGAAAAAGGAATCAACGCCATTAATCGCCTCCTAATTGGATTGAAGCAGATTGGGTATACCTCTAAAACCATCGAGTTTGTTAATGATTTAGTCAGGGACGATCCCTTTGCGGTGAAAATTTTTGGCGAATGTGAAGATGAAGCATCAGGAAAATTGAAATTCAATATAGGAAAAATAGAGTTAAGCGAGGAAATCGAAAGGTTGTCGATTGATATCCGTATCCCGGTGACAGCTGATAAACAAATGATTGTGAATACACTCACAAAAATCGCCAAGGAATACGGCTTAGACTACAAAGAGTTCGACTATTTAAAATCAATCTATGTACCGAAAGATCATTTTTTAATTCAAACATTAATGAAAGTGTATCAAGATGTGACAGGTGATTTTGTTTCTGAGCCAATTTCTTCAGGCGGTGCTACCTATGCCAGAGCGATGGACAACTTTGTGGCCTTCGGAGCTGTTTTTCCACAACAAACGAAAACGGAGCACCAGCCAAATGAACATATTGATTTAGAGGAAATGTTTAAAGCAATGCACATATATGCGAAAGCAATTTACCTCTTATCCTGCAATAACGAGCAGTAA
- a CDS encoding undecaprenyl-diphosphatase: MSISQVNIDVFRAINDLGKEYDSLNPIAIFIADYMVYVLLIGLIVYWFTRTNQNRMMVIQSVLAFVLAEVFGKIAGIFNHHFQPFVELTHVNKLIEHAVDNAFPSDHSILFFSVCFSIWLVRKKEGWVWLTVASLVGVSRIWVGVHFPGDVLTGALIGICAAFVVYWIVPKLSFIKSILMKYEKVEQSILPIKAKTVDQSNDF, encoded by the coding sequence ATGTCTATATCGCAAGTAAATATTGATGTCTTTCGAGCAATTAATGATCTAGGAAAAGAATACGATTCCCTAAACCCAATCGCCATCTTCATAGCGGACTATATGGTGTATGTTTTATTAATAGGATTGATAGTTTATTGGTTTACCCGGACCAACCAAAATAGAATGATGGTCATTCAGAGTGTGCTTGCTTTCGTGCTTGCTGAAGTTTTTGGGAAAATTGCAGGGATATTCAATCATCATTTTCAACCATTTGTTGAGCTGACACACGTAAATAAGCTTATTGAACATGCGGTTGATAATGCGTTTCCGAGTGACCACTCCATTCTGTTTTTCTCCGTCTGTTTTTCAATTTGGTTAGTACGCAAAAAAGAAGGATGGGTATGGCTGACGGTTGCCAGTTTAGTAGGGGTTTCCCGTATTTGGGTAGGGGTTCACTTTCCAGGGGATGTTCTTACCGGTGCCCTAATCGGAATATGTGCAGCTTTCGTTGTCTACTGGATTGTTCCGAAGCTAAGCTTTATTAAATCTATCCTTATGAAATATGAAAAAGTGGAGCAATCCATATTGCCGATAAAAGCTAAGACTGTCGACCAGTCCAATGATTTTTAA